GCATATCAGGCTGACCAAAGAATGATTCCAAATCCTTTTGGTAAGTAGGATCTTTCATGAGTTCCTTCATAATATCCTGTTGTTGCTTTTGCATACTTTTGGCTACAGTTTCTTTGAATTTTGGATCTTCAAAAGTCTTTTTCCAAAAATCCTCTGCTTCTTTTGAAAGCAATGTTTCCTCTGTCGCCTTTTTTACTTCGTCATGTTCTAATATCAATAATTCACGAAAACTCGGCTCCTCTAAAAGCTGTCGCAACGCCTTTTTACCATCCTCTGTTTGTAGAGAGTCAATCATAATTTTTTTTATCTCATCATAAGACATGGTAGAGGTTTTATCTTGTGAACAGGCAGCAAGAAAAAGCGTTAAAATCAGTAATAAAGTCAATTTTCGCATGTAACATCAGCCCTTTCTATAGATAGACTCTTTCAATTATTGTTCACATTTATGATGACTTTATGTATTGCTTGCGAAGAGAAATAGCTTTTTTAACAATGCATTGTTAAAATGATTACAGATATATGAAGAAATTGGGGGACTTTGAGTTGTGACGATACGAAATTGGGCAAAGTTTTTCTTCTTTGCAATGCTCGTTGGTGGCGTAGTCAACGGAATTTTTAGTTTATTTATTCGATGGAGCTTCTTTCAACCATATGTAGCAAATGGTCAATGGGGTGAATTTTTCGCAGGGCTTTTATGGATGGTATTCCTAGGGTTTACAATGAGTGTTATTGCACAAGCAGGGTTTTTCGCCTATCTAACACTGCATCAAGTAGGTGTTAACATTTTTAGAACGCTAACGCTATGGAATTGGGTACAGCTATTATTGATTGCTGTTACCATCTTTGATATTGTGTTCTTCCGTTTTGTACCGGGTGTTAAAGATGGACAAAGCTGGGTATTCTATTTGGGACTTTTAATCGTTTTAATTTTTGCATCAGTAGCAACAGCCATGCAAAAAGTGAAAATGACTGGAAAAAAACATGTTTTAGTGTCCGCATTATTTTTTATGATTGTTATTACAACATTAGAGTGGACAATCGCATTAATGGGACGTGATGAAAATATTAACGAATATGTTGCCTTATTATTATTCCCATTACTAGCTGTAAATGCATATCAATTATTAGTATTACCAAAATACAATGCAAAATCTGACGAAGATCGCCGAAAATTAGAAGAGCGTCGAAAAGCGCGCCTTAATCAAGCAAAAAATGCATAATGAATAAAAAATTGAGTAGCCTCAAAGATAGATGAGGCTACTTTTTTATGGGGTTTTTTTAGATTGAACTGAGTAACCGAATATGTTTTCTTCAATAGACATAAATTTATTTTGCTGCAATAAAGTATTTAATGCTTTAAAAGAAACATTACTGTCTTGATGCAATGAAGTAAATAAGAAATCTCCTTTCTGTAATTGAGGCGTTTTTTCTCCTTGCCAAATGAGGGATGGCGACAGAATGTTTACTTGTTTTTGAAATAAGCTCTTTTGCAATTCCTGAGAATATTGATGATTTCTTGTGGCAAACCAAAGTGGTGTAGCCTTTAAATATCTTTCATAAGTTTCAACATCCTTTTGTATTAAGGCAATATCTATTGGTTTTTCTACTGAATCTTCAGGACCTAATAATCCCGTAGGTAGTTTCCTCTCTTGTATCACTTTAATATGCTCTGGTGAGCGTTCAATCCATGCAGCATCTAAAAGTAGAAGCGGATAAGGTGCTTTTACGTTTTTTAACCAATCTAACAACGCATCATCAGAAAAAGAAATTTCGACAATAAGAGAAGTACCATAATGTCCTTTTGTTACAACAGTTGGTGCATTAGCGATATTAAATACAGAAATCATCGTAGAATTTAGCGGTTTGATAAAGACAAATAATATTACTATTAAACCCAGTGATATCAACGTTTTACGAATCATATTAAAGACCCCATTTCTATATTTTTAAAACGACAAAATAACCTCTTTAAAAAAACTTATGATTTTATGTTGACTTTCATGATTAATCGATGTTATTATGTATAAGTCGCCAAGAGATGACGCGACAAACGAAACAAAATGAACCTTGAAAACTGAACAAGCAAAACGTAATCAATATAGTTTTTATTAGCTATCTTATGTTAGTGAACGAAACAAAATTTTGGACATCAAAATTGATGCCAGCAAAACAATTTGAGCTAATCAAATTTCTTTTATGGAGAGTTTGATCCTGGCTCAGGACGAA
This genomic interval from Lysinibacillus sphaericus contains the following:
- the gerD gene encoding spore germination lipoprotein GerD, yielding MRKLTLLLILTLFLAACSQDKTSTMSYDEIKKIMIDSLQTEDGKKALRQLLEEPSFRELLILEHDEVKKATEETLLSKEAEDFWKKTFEDPKFKETVAKSMQKQQQDIMKELMKDPTYQKDLESFFGQPDMQKQMETILKSSTLRKQMEEVVKETIESPLMQAKWLELIKKSGESTSSESGNKKEASADGGGSSDKEKKQSGQ
- a CDS encoding KinB-signaling pathway activation protein, yielding MTIRNWAKFFFFAMLVGGVVNGIFSLFIRWSFFQPYVANGQWGEFFAGLLWMVFLGFTMSVIAQAGFFAYLTLHQVGVNIFRTLTLWNWVQLLLIAVTIFDIVFFRFVPGVKDGQSWVFYLGLLIVLIFASVATAMQKVKMTGKKHVLVSALFFMIVITTLEWTIALMGRDENINEYVALLLFPLLAVNAYQLLVLPKYNAKSDEDRRKLEERRKARLNQAKNA